In Daphnia magna isolate NIES linkage group LG5, ASM2063170v1.1, whole genome shotgun sequence, a single genomic region encodes these proteins:
- the LOC116923253 gene encoding histone deacetylase 1 has protein sequence MTTQPSHSRKRVCYYYDSDIGNFYYGQGHPMKPHRIRMTHNLLLNYGLYRKMEIYRPHKATAEEMTKFHSDDYIRFLRSIRPDNMTEYNKQMQRFNVGEDCPVFDGLYEFCQLSAGGSVAGAVKLNKQATEIAVNWAGGLHHAKKSEASGFCYVNDIVLAILELLKYHQRVLYIDIDIHHGDGVEEAFYTTDRVMTVSFHKYGEYFPGTGDLRDIGAGKGKYYAVNFPLRDGIDDESYEQIFVPIMSKVMETYQPSAVVLQCGADSLSGDRLGCFNLTLKGHAKCVDFVKKHNLPLLLLGGGGYTIRNVARCWTYETAVALGNDIANELPYNDYFEYFGPDFKLHISPSNMANQNTPEYLDKIKTRLFENLRMLPHAPGVQMQAIPEDAINEDSDEEDKSNPDERISIRASDKRIAPDNEYSDSEDEGDSRRDQRSFKGANRKRPRTETAEGVAEAKKEEKDDKEVNGENKESTPKENTKEVDKKSEVALKSSGESSSEGSSALSTANEMKEPEEDKSVSRESSSPAAAVSADSSKGEKA, from the exons ATGACGACTCAGCCAAGTCATAGCAGAAAACGCGTTTGCTATTATTATGATA GTGATATTGGAAATTTTTACTATGGGCAG ggaCATCCAATGAAACCCCACCGCATACGCATGACTCACAATCTACTTTTGAACTATGGCCTATACCGGAAAATGGAAATATAT CGACCACACAAAGCTACAGCTgaagaaatgacaaaattTCACAGTGATGATTACATCAGATTTCTGCGAAGCATTAGACCAGATAATATGACTGAATACAATAAGCAAATGCAGCGAT tcAATGTTGGTGAAGACTGTCCTGTTTTTGATGGACTATATGAATTTTGCCAGTTATCTGCTGGAGGTTCTGTTGCTGGGGCTGTCAAGCTCAACAAGCAAGCAACTGAGATAGCAGTAAATTGGGCCGGAGGATTACATCATGCAAAAAAATCTGAGGCTTCAGGTTTTTGTTAt GTGAATGACATAGTGCTAGCGATTCTTGAGTTACTCAAGTATCACCAACGTGTCTTATATATTGACATTGATATTCATCATGGAGATGGCGTAGAAGAAGCATTTTACACCACCGATCGTGTTATGACGGTTTCATTTCACAAGTATGGCGAATATTTTCCTGGAACAGGAGATCTCAGG GATATTGGTGCTGGCAAAGGAAAATATTATGCTGTGAACTTCCCTTTGAGAGACGGCATAGATGATGAAAGCTATGAGCAGATTTTTGTACCTATAATGTCAAAAGTGATGGAAACTTATCAGCCAAGTGCAGTGGTATTGCAGTGCGGCGCCGACAGTTTGTCTGGTGATCGTTTGGGTTGCTTTAATCTTACTTTGAAAG GTCATGCAAAATGTGTAGACTTCGTGAAAAAGCATAACTTACCTTTACTTCTACTCGGAGGCGGTGGTTATACTATCCGTAATGTTGCGCGTTGTTGGACGTATGAGACTGCGGTTGCATTAGGAAACGATATTGCAAATGAACTGCCGTACAATGattattttgaatattttggcCCTGATTTTAAGCTGCACATCAGTCCGTCGAACATGGCAAATCAAAATACTCCCGAATATTTGGATAAAATCAA aACCCGTCTTTTCGAGAACCTCCGCATGTTACCACATGCTCCTGGTGTTCAAATGCAAG CTATTCCCGAGGATGCCATAAACGAAGATTCGGACGAAGAAGACAAATCAAATCCAGACGAGCGAATATCTATACGAGCGTCTGATAAAAGAATCGCGCCCGACAATGAGTACAGTGATTCAGAAGACGAAGGTGACTctcgtcgagatcagag ATCTTTTAAAGGGGCCAATCGTAAAAGACCAAGAACCGAAACTGCTGAAGGGGTTGCAGAagcaaaaaaagaggaaaaggacGATAAAGAAGTGAATggagaaaataaagaaagtacgccgaaagaaaacacaaaagaagTGGACAAAAAAAGTGAAGTTGCACTCAAGTCCAGTGGCGAATCTTCTAGTGAAGGGAGTAGCGCTTTGTCCACCGCCAATGAAATGAAAG AACCCGAAGAAGACAAATCTGTATCGCGTGAATCAAGCTCTCCTGCAGCCGCAGTAAGTGCGGACAGTAGTAAAGGAGAAAAAGCTTGA
- the LOC116923255 gene encoding PSME3-interacting protein, which yields MSSGFISESKLEEKRRLRQEEWEKVRKPEDPCEAPEEEYDSRSLFDRLKEQKDKKQADWDEAHKLKNLVRGLDDDEAGFLDFVDQTKLAEESRILQEEREELEDYRKAVAKENEERLRTGIKSNSMTVIPTRSGHSVLPSIGVSKESQKSKLNACVVKRKNVTSTFEANTSKKQKTDTPVDVEILPSNNLKCIAILPGIGCYEESSDSDSSNESDKADEDEKKQFDLCGRPIS from the exons ATGAGTAGTGGTTTCATTTCCGAAAGTAAGctcgaagaaaaaagaag GCTAAGACAAGAAGAGTGGGAAAAGGTTAGAAAACCCGAAGATCCATGTG AGGCCCCTGAAGAAGAGTATGATTCAAGATCCTTATTTGATAG GCTTAAAGAGCAGAAGGATAAAAAACAAGCTGACTGGGATGAAGCACACAAGCTAA AAAACTTGGTTCGAGGATTAGATGATGATGAAGCAGGATTTTTAGATTTTGTTGATCAGACAAAATTGGCGGAAGAATCAAGGATTCttcaagaagaaagagaagagtTAGAGGATTACCGTAAAGCTGTTgctaaagaaaatgaagaaagactAAGAACTGGAATAAAGTCAAATTCAATGACTGTGATACCAACAAGATCTGGACACTCTGTGTTGCCATCCATTGGTGTATCAAAAGAAAGCCAAAAAAGTAAATTAAATGCTTGTGTAGTGAAGAGGAAAAATGTGACAAGTACTTTTGAAGCAAACACttcaaaaaagcaaaaaacag ATACTCCAGTTGATGTTGAAATATTGCCTAGCAATAATTTGAAATGTATTGCAATACTTCCTGGGATTGGATGTTACGAAGAGTCAAGTGACAGCGATTCTAGCAATGAGTCTGATAAAGCTGATGAAGAtgagaaaaaacaatttgatttATGTGGTAGACCTATcagttaa
- the LOC116923256 gene encoding peptidyl-prolyl cis-trans isomerase Fkbp12, translating to MGVRVETISPGDGSTFPKTGQTVVVHYTGTLEDGSKFDSSRDRGSPFKFRIGKGEVIKGWDQGVAQMSVGQRARLICSPDYAYGSRGHPGIIPPNATLIFDVELLRVEP from the exons ATGGGAGTCCGAGTGGAAACCATTTCACCTGGTGACG gGTCAACATTCCCCAAGACTGGCCAAACTGTAGTTGTTCACTACACAG GTACTCTGGAGGATGGTAGCAAGTTTGACTCTTCGCGAGACCGTGGATCTCCATTCAAATTTCGAATTGGAAAAGGAGAAGTTATCAAAGGATGGGACCAAGGAGTTGCACAG ATGAGTGTTGGTCAGAGGGCTCGTTTGATTTGTTCTCCAGACTATG CTTATGGGTCTCGAGGACACCCTGGAATTATACCACCCAATGCAACACTGATCTTTGATGTGGAGCTTTTAAGAGTTGAACCATGA
- the LOC116923258 gene encoding actin-related protein 2/3 complex subunit 2 produces the protein MILLEINNKIVEDTLSVKIRNSLAGNKPDSVNVVIADFDGVLFHISNPDSEKSKVRVSISLKFYKDLQEHGADELLKREYGNLLCQTEDGYNISLVLDLENIPTNWEEIVKKIGLLKRNCFASVFEKYFEFQEKGEEGHKRAVINYRDEETLYIEAKADRVTVVFSTVFRDEDDIVLGKVFLQELREGRRASHTAPQVLFSHREPPLELQNTDAKVGDNIGYITFVLFPRHTNKNVRDNTINLIHLFRDYLHYHIKCSKAYIHSRMRAKTSDFLKVLNRARPEPKSVEKKTITGRTFIRTP, from the exons atgattcttcttgaaataaacaacaaaattgtCGAAGATACTCTCAGTgttaaaataagaaattcgCTTGCAGG AAACAAACCAGACTCCGTTAATGTAGTCATTGCTGATTTTGATGGGGTGCTGTTTCATATTTCAAATCCTGATTCTGAAAAGTCAAAAGTTCGA GTGAGCATATCATTGAAGTTCTACAAAGATCTTCAGGAACATGGAGCTGATGAGCTATTGAAGCGAGAGTATGGAAACTTACTTTGTCAAACTGAAGatg GGTACAACATTTCACTTGTTCTGGATTTGGAGAATATACCTACTAACTGGGaagaaattgtgaaaaaaattggattGCTGAAAAGGAATTGTTTTGCTTCagtttttgaaaagtattttgaatTTCAGGAAAAAG GTGAAGAAGGGCATAAAAGAGCAGTAATCAATTACCGTGACGAAGAAACATTATATATAGAAGCTAAAGCAGACAGAGTTACAGTTGTGTTCAGCACTGTTTTTCGTGATGAAGATGACATTGTGTTGGGCAAAGTTTTCTTACAAGAGCTCAGAGAAGGTCGTCGGGCGTCGCACACTGCACCACAAGTTCTTTTTTCTCATCGCGAACCCCCTCTAGAGCTGCAGAACACCGATGCCAAAGTTGGTGACAACATTGGATATATTACTTTTG TATTGTTTCCACGACATACGAACAAGAATGTCCGGGATAATACCATCAATTTGATCCATCTGTTCCGTGATTACTTACACTACCATATAAAATGTAGCAAGGCCTACATTCATTCACGCATGAGAGCTAAGACATCTGATTTTCTGAAAGTCTTAAACAGAGCACGACCTGAACCAAAGtcagtggaaaaaaaaaccatcacCGGTCGTACTTTCATTCGTACCCCATGA
- the LOC116923257 gene encoding phenylalanine--tRNA ligase beta subunit, with the protein MPTISINRDLLFSALGKCYSEEEFDELCFKFGIELDEVTSDKLIILKEQGTERSEGASEEVIYKIDIPANRYDLLCLEGLVQGLQVFLGETGFPPFKVIPSQTVPQRLIVKSSTCSIRPYAVAAVLRNIHFDQNTFNSFIDLQDKLHQNLCRKRSLVAIGTHDLDTVQGPFYYEALSPDSIKFQPLNQTKEFTASQLMDLYATDSHLRHYLPIIKDSPVYPVIKDSNGVVLSMPPIINGEHSKITLKTRNVFIECTATDLTKASIVLDTLVCMFSRYCQDQFTVEICEIETSQGGIKNYPILKTRQEKIDVNKINRMVGINEQADKVADLLTRMCLTATVAGNGCLSVTIPPTRHDIIHACDVYEDVAIAFGYNNIEKTLPSTNTIAAQFPLNKLSDQLRDQLAQAGFTEALTFSLCSKEDISDKLRKPLSSIPAVHVSNPKTLEFQVARSTLLPGLLKTIAANRKLPLPLKFFEVSDVVLKDKQRDVGARNCRKLCLVYYNKSPGFELVHGLLDRLMQLLEIPLDPTGTTGYSLKACDDATFFPGRCAHVVFAGATVGVLGVLHPEVVTSFDLNLPCSALELNVEPFL; encoded by the exons ATGCCTACTATTAGTATCAATAGAGACTTGCTATTTAGTGCACTTGGAAAATGTTACT CGGAAGAAGAATTTGATGAACTCTGCTTTAAATTTGGTATTGAACTGGATGAAGTT ACAAGTGACAAACTGATCATTCTGAAAGAACAAGGAACTGAACGATCGGAAGGTGCTTCAGAAGAAGTCATTTACAAAATTGATATTCCTGCCAACAGATATGACCTACTGTGTTTGGAAGGACTTGTTCAAGGACTTCAAGTTTTTTTGGGAGA AACTGGGTTCCCACCATTCAAAGTTATTCCATCACAGACAGTTCCTCAAAGGTTAATTGTTAAATCCTCA ACATGCTCAATAAGACCATATGCAGTGGCAGCAGTTCTGAGAAACATACATTTTGACCAAAATACATTTAATAGCTTTATTGACCTTCAAGATAAACTACACCAAAACCTTTGCAGAAAGCGTAGTCTTGTGGCTATAGGAACTCATGACTTGGATACAGTTCAAGGGCCGTTCTACTATGAGGCGCTTTCACCTGATTCAATCAAGTTCCAACCGTTAAACCAAACGAAAGAATTTACTGCATCTCAGTTAATGGATTTATACGCG ACTGATAGCCATCTTCGCCATTATTTGCCAATTATTAAAGATAGCCCAGTTTATCCAGTCATTAAGGATAGTAATGGGGTAGTTCTTTCTATGCCACCTATTATCAACGGTGAACATTCGAAAATAACCTTAAAAACtagaaatgtttttattgaatgCACCGCTACCGACTTAACCAAG GCGAGCATAGTTTTGGACACATTGGTATGCATGTTTTCTAGGTACTGCCAAGATCAGTTCACAGTGGAGATTTGTGAAATTGAGACTTCTCAGGGAGGAATTAAAAACTATCCGATTTTGAAAACACGACAAGAAAAGATCGACGTTAACAAGATAAATAGAATGGTGGGCATTAATGAGCAAGCAGATAAGGTCGCAGATTTACTTACCCGTATGTGTTTAACTGCGACGGTGGCAGGAAATGGTTGCCTTTCG GTAACGATTCCTCCTACTCGCCATGACATAATCCATGCTTGTGATGTCTATGAAGACGTGGCTATTGCTTTCGGATACAACAACATTGAAAAAACTTTGCCGTCTACGAACACCATTGCAGCACAGTTTCCCCTTAATAAACTGTCGGACCAACTAAGAGACCAGCTTGCCCAAGCTGGTTTTACCGAGGCCCTCACTTTCTCGTTATGCTCAAAGGAAGATATCAGCGACAAACTGAGGAAACCTCTGAGCTCTATTCCGGCAGTTCATGTGTCCAATCCGAAAACTTTGGAATTCCAAGTTGCGCGCTCCACTTTACTGCCAGGTTTGCTCAAAACTATAGCAGCAAATAGAAAATTGCCTCTGCCGTTAAAG ttttttgaaGTATCTGATGTCGTGTTAAAAGATAAACAGCGCGACGTCGGAGCACGTAATTGTCGAAAACTATGCCTCGTCTATTACAATAAGTCACCAGGTTTTGAATTGGTCCACGGTCTACTAGATCGCTTAATGCAGTTGCTGGAAATTCCATTAGATCCCACTGGGACAACAGGGTACTCGCTGAAAGCGTGCGATG ATGCAACATTCTTTCCCGGACGATGTGCTCATGTGGTTTTTGCTGGCGCAACAGTTGGAGTACTTGGGGTTTTACATCCTGAAGTTGTAACATCCTTTGATTTAAACCTTCCATGTTCCGCCTTGGAATTAAACGTTGAACCGTTTTTGTGA
- the LOC123472530 gene encoding uncharacterized protein LOC123472530 isoform X2, which produces MTSVPSEEETGNPIDDVAETEKFEFGKGYDLTYFKDIREKYRGKRKARRRTAQGLVEIPSYPTRPALWLDFKKSKGTCSSRRTSIHSIQSKTAFENGMDHFTLSASQNVQEWSTDVSGYGNLAVKRETDSG; this is translated from the exons atGACAAGTGTGCCATCTGAGGAAGAAACGGGAAATCCCATCGATGATGTAGCCGAAACAGAAAAGTTTGAGTTTGGGAAAGGATACGATTTAACTTATTTTAAAGATATTAGG GAGAAATAtcgaggaaaaagaaaggcaagaagaagaactgcACAAGGCCTTGTTGAAATTCCCAGTTATCCAACCCGCCCAGCCCTTTGGTTGGATTTTAAAAAGTCCAAAGGAACCTGCAGCTCCAGACGTACATCCATTCACAGCATT CAATCTAAAACAGCCTTCGAAAATGGAATGGACCATTTTACGCTGTCTGCATCCCAAAATGTACAGGAATGGTCCACTGACGTCAGTGGGTATGGGAATCTTGCAG TGAAAAGGGAAACAGATTCAGGCTGA
- the LOC123472530 gene encoding uncharacterized protein LOC123472530 isoform X1 gives MTSVPSEEETGNPIDDVAETEKFEFGKGYDLTYFKDIREKYRGKRKARRRTAQGLVEIPSYPTRPALWLDFKKSKGTCSSRRTSIHSIQSKTAFENGMDHFTLSASQNVQEWSTDVSGYGNLAGEFMKTPECHAAVVAWTALVKKYQLKRETDSG, from the exons atGACAAGTGTGCCATCTGAGGAAGAAACGGGAAATCCCATCGATGATGTAGCCGAAACAGAAAAGTTTGAGTTTGGGAAAGGATACGATTTAACTTATTTTAAAGATATTAGG GAGAAATAtcgaggaaaaagaaaggcaagaagaagaactgcACAAGGCCTTGTTGAAATTCCCAGTTATCCAACCCGCCCAGCCCTTTGGTTGGATTTTAAAAAGTCCAAAGGAACCTGCAGCTCCAGACGTACATCCATTCACAGCATT CAATCTAAAACAGCCTTCGAAAATGGAATGGACCATTTTACGCTGTCTGCATCCCAAAATGTACAGGAATGGTCCACTGACGTCAGTGGGTATGGGAATCTTGCAGGTGAGTTTATGAAAACACCAGAATGTCATGCTGCAGTAGTCGCTTGGACTGCGTTGGTTAAAAAATACCAAT TGAAAAGGGAAACAGATTCAGGCTGA